From Chryseobacterium sp. H1D6B, a single genomic window includes:
- a CDS encoding YggS family pyridoxal phosphate-dependent enzyme yields the protein MDTIKENYINIKKQLPEHVQLVAVSKTHPVSEIQKVYDLGQRVFGENKVQELLEKQPLLPEDIQWHLIGHLQTNKVKYIAAFIDTIQSVDSEKLLSEINKEAAKYNRTIKVLLQVKIAEEESKFGFEISEAEDLFNQYLNGDFPNIQITGLMGMATFTEDEKQIRKEFLILKNLFDALHQLKKLDTLSMGMSDDFPIAVECGANSVRVGSAIFGKRDYSR from the coding sequence ATGGATACTATTAAAGAAAACTATATCAATATAAAAAAACAGCTTCCTGAACATGTTCAGCTGGTAGCCGTTTCAAAAACACATCCTGTTTCAGAGATCCAAAAGGTTTATGATCTCGGCCAAAGAGTTTTTGGAGAAAATAAAGTACAGGAATTATTAGAAAAACAGCCACTTCTACCAGAGGACATCCAGTGGCATTTAATCGGTCACCTGCAGACCAATAAGGTAAAATATATTGCCGCATTTATTGATACGATCCAAAGTGTAGATTCAGAAAAATTATTATCAGAAATCAATAAAGAAGCAGCGAAATACAACCGTACAATTAAAGTACTGCTTCAAGTGAAAATTGCTGAGGAAGAGAGCAAATTTGGTTTTGAAATTTCTGAGGCTGAGGATCTGTTTAACCAATATCTTAACGGAGATTTTCCAAACATACAAATTACAGGATTGATGGGGATGGCAACATTTACGGAAGATGAAAAGCAGATCAGAAAAGAATTTCTAATTTTAAAAAATCTTTTTGACGCATTGCATCAACTTAAAAAGCTAGATACCCTATCCATGGGGATGAGCGATGATTTTCCTATCGCCGTTGAGTGTGGTGCCAATTCTGTGAGAGTTGGATCTGCAATTTTCGGAAAAAGAGATTACTCAAGATAG
- a CDS encoding polysaccharide deacetylase family protein has translation MKNFFAEKSKNKTFLGMFALVSAASLLFHSCNQKNDQKEAEKMISEYHPVAKTVPKIDDEDVSSDKRVIYLTFDDGPNRGTENLLKILHKRNVCATAFLVGKHTFGSTKQKEDFELLKNDHLVELANHSFSHAHNKYTDFYKNSAAVVRDFNIARDTLKLTDKIARTPGRNIWRLNNINVTDIKSSAEAANSLKKAGYKIVGWDLEWRPTNKMGLKGNHEAMLKKVDSIFFNDLEKTSRHLVFLTHDQYLTDEDSIRELDLFIEKLQKTNRFVFKKLSDYPQINGVLN, from the coding sequence ATGAAAAACTTTTTTGCGGAAAAGTCTAAAAACAAGACTTTTCTTGGGATGTTTGCATTGGTGAGTGCAGCTTCACTTTTATTTCACAGTTGTAATCAGAAAAATGATCAGAAAGAAGCTGAAAAGATGATCTCTGAATACCATCCCGTCGCAAAAACAGTCCCCAAAATAGATGATGAAGATGTTTCATCAGACAAAAGAGTCATCTACCTTACTTTCGATGACGGTCCCAACCGAGGTACTGAAAATCTATTAAAAATTCTTCATAAAAGAAATGTCTGTGCTACCGCTTTTCTTGTAGGAAAACATACATTCGGAAGTACAAAGCAGAAAGAAGATTTCGAACTTTTAAAAAATGACCATCTTGTTGAGCTGGCGAATCACAGTTTCAGCCATGCTCATAATAAATACACTGATTTTTATAAAAATTCAGCGGCGGTAGTCCGTGATTTTAATATCGCAAGAGACACTTTAAAACTGACCGATAAAATTGCAAGAACTCCAGGCAGAAATATCTGGAGATTAAACAACATCAATGTTACTGATATCAAAAGCTCTGCAGAGGCAGCCAACAGCTTAAAAAAAGCCGGCTACAAAATAGTGGGATGGGATCTGGAATGGAGACCTACCAATAAAATGGGACTAAAAGGAAATCACGAAGCCATGCTGAAAAAAGTGGACAGTATATTTTTCAATGATCTAGAAAAAACATCAAGACACCTTGTTTTTCTTACCCATGATCAATACCTGACAGATGAAGATTCAATCAGAGAGTTGGATCTATTTATTGAGAAACTTCAGAAAACAAACAGATTCGTTTTTAAAAAATTGTCTGACTATCCTCAGATCAACGGAGTACTGAATTAA
- a CDS encoding DUF72 domain-containing protein: MKKGSFYIGCSGFYNNDWKGSLYPENAPSKDFLSLYSRQFNAVEINSTFYRKPTAKTLLKWAAETPGDFKFFIKIPKTISHEKRLIDCKDEISEFCSHIQQHLKEKLAGFLYQFPPSFKYSKENIDLILSNLDFNFLNVIEFRHESWWTEEVFEILKKKNIIFSGVSFPGNLPEEVVINNQEVLYYRLHGKPILYKSEYSEEFLNDLAEKIQKPQCISFIFFNNTWGTAAIKNSLYLKKILEKENQDK, translated from the coding sequence ATGAAAAAAGGAAGTTTTTATATTGGATGTTCGGGTTTTTACAATAACGACTGGAAGGGATCTCTTTACCCTGAAAACGCACCAAGTAAAGACTTTCTTTCTTTATATTCGCGGCAGTTCAATGCTGTAGAGATCAATTCTACGTTTTATAGGAAACCTACTGCAAAAACATTATTGAAATGGGCAGCTGAAACACCTGGTGATTTTAAGTTCTTCATTAAAATACCCAAAACAATTTCTCATGAAAAAAGGCTGATAGACTGCAAAGATGAAATCTCAGAATTCTGCAGCCATATCCAGCAGCACTTAAAAGAAAAATTAGCCGGATTCTTATACCAATTTCCGCCTTCCTTTAAATACTCAAAAGAAAATATTGATCTCATTTTAAGTAATCTCGATTTCAACTTTTTAAACGTGATAGAATTTCGTCACGAATCTTGGTGGACCGAAGAAGTTTTTGAAATATTAAAAAAGAAAAACATTATTTTCTCAGGAGTCAGCTTTCCTGGAAACCTTCCCGAAGAGGTAGTCATTAATAATCAAGAAGTTTTATATTACAGACTTCATGGAAAACCAATCCTTTACAAATCAGAATACTCTGAAGAATTTCTCAATGATTTGGCTGAAAAAATACAAAAACCGCAATGTATTTCTTTTATATTTTTTAATAACACTTGGGGAACTGCGGCAATCAAAAATTCTTTGTATTTAAAGAAAATCCTAGAAAAGGAAAACCAAGATAAATAA
- a CDS encoding heavy metal translocating P-type ATPase, whose amino-acid sequence MEQQYKITGMTCSGCQKKISEKLNSIEGIKADINLENSTATIYSDKEVSLSILNEAFGENSKYRLENPNTPEKPFTKPQDRVSPSSVYYCPMECEGEKVYFKQGERCPVCNMYLVPIEEKHAKDPNHKATYSSTNLPENFKDNIGKYYCPMFCESDKIYEEKGSCPVCHMHLEEITEDLVKNSAPQHTHHHNHEDGHNHHHETPAVTDEMAGKYYCPMYCEGNKTYDSNVGCPVCGMDLVKYPEKKTAKYTCPMHPKIIQDEPGSCPICGMDLVRIPDSGGSDEDETYTILKKKFLISLGFTIPVFILSMGGMFINFPFSHQIQGVIELLLTIPVLFYTSWFLMKRGWISFKTWNLNMFSLIALGVAAAFIFSIVALTFPDIIPHEIRGHNHEIPLYFEAVCVILTLVILGQLMEAAAHKRTGNAIRELMNLSPDEANLMVNGEEKKVLLSRVKIGDSLKVKPGEKIPVDGKITEGNSIINESMITGEPIPVEKGIDDKVSSGTINGNQVFIMKAEKVGDETLLSQIIKMVNEASRSRAPIQKLTDKVAKIFVPTVILIAVLTFVLWQFFGPEGKRTLFAFVNAVAVLIVACPCALGLATPMSLMVGIGKGAKSGILIKNAEALEQMNKVNVLITDKTGTLTEGKPSLEHIETVDNGDQNQLLKLAFSLNQNSEHPLSSAVIKRAKSENISPEQVDSFENITGKGVKGNINGKTVYLGNENLLDTYKLSIPENLKQKAATIQSKAHTISYIAQGKTVLGFISFTDKIKESSKRAVELLIEEGIDIIMMTGDNEHTAKAVAGQLGIKHYKANCLPQDKLNEVKKLQKEGKIVAVTGDGINDSPALAQSNIGIAMGTGTDVAIESAAITLLQGDIMGVAKAKLLSEKLLKNIKENLFFAFIYNVLGIPIAAGLLYPFFGILLSPMIAAAAMSISSLSVILNSLRLNSVNLNIK is encoded by the coding sequence ATGGAACAACAATATAAAATAACCGGAATGACCTGCTCAGGCTGTCAGAAGAAAATATCAGAAAAGCTGAACAGTATTGAAGGTATTAAGGCAGATATTAATCTGGAAAACAGTACTGCCACTATTTATTCAGATAAAGAGGTCAGTCTCAGCATTCTTAATGAAGCATTTGGGGAAAACTCGAAATACAGATTAGAAAACCCCAATACTCCGGAAAAACCTTTTACAAAACCGCAGGACCGTGTCTCTCCATCATCCGTATATTACTGCCCGATGGAATGTGAGGGTGAAAAAGTATATTTTAAACAAGGCGAAAGATGCCCTGTATGTAATATGTACTTAGTTCCTATTGAAGAAAAGCACGCCAAAGACCCCAATCATAAAGCCACTTATTCTTCCACAAACTTACCTGAAAACTTCAAAGATAATATTGGAAAATATTACTGTCCGATGTTTTGTGAAAGCGACAAAATCTACGAAGAAAAAGGCAGCTGTCCGGTCTGCCATATGCACTTAGAAGAAATCACAGAGGACTTGGTTAAAAACTCAGCTCCCCAGCATACCCATCATCATAATCATGAAGACGGCCACAATCATCATCATGAAACCCCTGCAGTGACGGATGAAATGGCAGGAAAATATTACTGCCCGATGTATTGTGAAGGAAATAAAACTTATGACAGCAACGTGGGATGTCCTGTCTGCGGGATGGACTTAGTAAAATACCCTGAAAAGAAAACTGCAAAATATACCTGTCCGATGCACCCTAAAATTATTCAGGATGAACCGGGAAGCTGCCCCATCTGCGGAATGGATTTAGTAAGGATACCAGACAGCGGCGGGAGTGACGAAGATGAAACCTATACTATCTTAAAAAAGAAATTTCTTATTTCCTTAGGTTTTACCATTCCTGTTTTCATTCTTTCGATGGGCGGAATGTTTATTAATTTCCCCTTTTCTCATCAGATTCAGGGAGTTATTGAACTTTTATTAACCATTCCTGTATTATTTTACACCAGCTGGTTCTTAATGAAAAGAGGCTGGATTTCATTTAAAACATGGAATTTAAACATGTTCAGCTTAATCGCTCTTGGAGTTGCAGCCGCATTTATTTTCAGCATCGTTGCATTAACTTTCCCAGATATTATTCCCCATGAAATCCGAGGTCATAATCATGAAATTCCGCTTTATTTTGAAGCAGTCTGTGTGATCCTGACATTGGTAATTTTAGGCCAGTTAATGGAAGCTGCAGCTCATAAAAGAACAGGAAACGCTATAAGAGAATTAATGAATCTTTCTCCTGATGAAGCCAATCTTATGGTAAATGGAGAAGAAAAGAAGGTGTTGCTTTCACGGGTTAAAATTGGAGATTCTTTAAAAGTAAAACCAGGTGAAAAAATTCCTGTCGACGGAAAAATCACAGAAGGAAATTCAATTATTAATGAAAGTATGATCACAGGGGAGCCGATCCCTGTTGAGAAAGGTATTGATGATAAAGTCTCTTCGGGAACCATTAATGGAAATCAGGTTTTCATTATGAAAGCTGAAAAAGTGGGCGATGAAACACTTCTTTCACAGATCATAAAAATGGTGAACGAAGCAAGCCGAAGCAGAGCTCCCATTCAGAAACTAACAGATAAAGTAGCAAAAATATTTGTTCCGACAGTAATTTTAATAGCTGTTCTTACTTTTGTTTTATGGCAGTTTTTCGGCCCTGAAGGAAAAAGAACATTATTCGCTTTCGTGAATGCAGTTGCCGTTCTTATCGTTGCCTGCCCATGTGCGCTCGGACTTGCCACTCCTATGTCTTTAATGGTAGGAATCGGAAAAGGAGCCAAAAGCGGGATTTTGATAAAGAATGCAGAAGCACTTGAACAAATGAATAAAGTAAACGTTTTAATTACCGATAAAACAGGAACATTAACAGAAGGAAAACCTTCTTTAGAGCATATAGAAACGGTGGATAACGGAGATCAGAATCAGCTGTTGAAATTAGCTTTTTCATTAAATCAAAATTCAGAACATCCCTTATCTAGTGCTGTAATTAAAAGGGCAAAAAGTGAAAATATTTCTCCAGAGCAGGTAGACAGTTTTGAAAATATTACAGGAAAAGGAGTGAAAGGAAATATAAATGGAAAAACAGTTTATCTAGGAAATGAAAACTTGTTAGACACCTATAAACTATCTATCCCAGAGAATTTAAAACAAAAAGCGGCCACAATACAGTCAAAAGCACATACTATATCTTATATCGCTCAGGGTAAAACCGTTTTAGGGTTTATCAGTTTTACAGATAAAATCAAAGAAAGTTCAAAAAGAGCAGTTGAGCTTTTAATAGAGGAAGGTATTGATATCATCATGATGACCGGTGATAATGAACATACTGCAAAAGCTGTTGCTGGTCAATTAGGCATCAAACACTATAAAGCAAACTGCCTGCCTCAAGATAAATTAAATGAAGTGAAAAAGCTTCAGAAAGAAGGCAAAATCGTTGCTGTCACTGGAGACGGAATCAATGACTCCCCTGCTTTAGCACAATCTAACATTGGAATTGCAATGGGAACCGGAACTGATGTCGCTATTGAAAGCGCTGCTATAACTCTATTACAAGGAGATATTATGGGAGTAGCAAAAGCAAAATTACTGAGTGAAAAGCTGTTGAAAAATATTAAAGAAAATTTATTCTTTGCTTTTATTTATAATGTGCTGGGAATTCCTATTGCGGCAGGATTATTGTATCCTTTCTTCGGAATTCTACTATCTCCGATGATTGCAGCAGCGGCTATGAGTATCAGTTCTTTATCGGTGATTTTAAATTCATTAAGGCTCAATTCTGTCAATTTGAATATAAAATAA
- a CDS encoding AraC family transcriptional regulator produces the protein MKIFIKNMVCGRCISAVENIFNDAGIKLKSISLGEIETESEISDQDLLSLEKGLEKTGFERIKDSAHQLIEKIKNLIIIKIGSLDIDENFLLSEFLSDALYKDYSSLSKTFSQNENITLEQFFILQKIEKVKELLLYNEFNLTEIAGKLGYKSVQHLSSQFRNSTGFTPTEFKKLKVHTRKPLDLV, from the coding sequence ATGAAAATTTTCATAAAAAATATGGTTTGCGGCAGATGTATTTCTGCTGTTGAAAATATTTTTAATGACGCCGGGATAAAGCTGAAATCAATAAGCCTGGGCGAAATTGAAACGGAGTCTGAAATTTCGGATCAAGACCTTCTTTCCCTTGAAAAAGGTTTAGAAAAAACAGGTTTTGAAAGAATAAAAGATTCGGCTCACCAGCTTATTGAAAAAATAAAAAACTTAATCATTATAAAGATAGGAAGCCTTGATATCGATGAAAACTTTTTGCTGTCAGAATTTTTAAGTGATGCTCTTTATAAAGATTACAGTTCTCTTTCAAAAACATTTTCGCAGAATGAAAATATTACCTTAGAACAGTTTTTCATTCTTCAAAAAATAGAGAAAGTAAAAGAACTTCTTTTATATAATGAATTCAATCTTACAGAAATTGCTGGAAAGCTGGGATACAAAAGTGTACAGCATCTTTCTTCCCAATTCAGAAACAGTACAGGCTTCACTCCTACTGAGTTTAAAAAACTGAAGGTTCATACCAGAAAACCTTTGGATCTTGTTTGA
- a CDS encoding hotdog domain-containing protein, which translates to MNYHTRKWVKPEDLNPNHSLFGGRLLQWIDEEAALYAIIQLENTKVVTKFISEINFVSSAKQGDIVEIGIEVSAFGSTSITLKCEVRNKMTHQTIITVDKIVMVNLGEDGNPAAHGKTQVEFVIDRLNSQS; encoded by the coding sequence ATGAACTACCACACAAGAAAATGGGTAAAGCCTGAAGATTTAAATCCAAATCATTCACTTTTCGGAGGAAGATTATTACAGTGGATTGATGAAGAAGCTGCACTTTATGCCATTATTCAATTAGAAAATACAAAAGTTGTTACAAAATTTATTTCAGAGATCAATTTCGTAAGTTCTGCCAAACAGGGAGATATTGTGGAAATTGGTATTGAAGTATCTGCATTTGGCTCTACCTCTATTACTTTAAAGTGTGAAGTAAGAAATAAGATGACCCATCAGACTATTATTACAGTTGATAAAATTGTAATGGTCAATCTTGGTGAAGACGGAAATCCTGCAGCGCACGGAAAAACACAGGTTGAGTTTGTAATAGACAGATTAAACAGCCAGTCATGA
- a CDS encoding helix-turn-helix transcriptional regulator, producing the protein MPIIINLDIIMAKRKMSLNELSEKVDLTLSNLSILKTGKSKAVRFSTLEAICKALDCQPGDILEYKE; encoded by the coding sequence ATGCCGATCATAATCAATTTAGACATTATAATGGCAAAAAGAAAGATGTCATTAAATGAACTTTCAGAAAAAGTAGATCTTACTTTGTCTAATCTTTCTATTTTAAAAACGGGTAAATCAAAGGCTGTCCGTTTTAGTACACTTGAAGCTATCTGCAAAGCTTTAGACTGCCAGCCCGGAGATATTTTAGAGTATAAGGAATAA
- a CDS encoding RNA-binding protein, with the protein MNIFVSNINYSTKEYELQDLFSEFGDVSSAKIITDKETGRSRGFGFIEMGEEEGKQAIEALNQKEFNGKILNVSEAKPREEKPRRSFDTNSRSGGGSYGNNSRGGNGGGSYGNNRGGGGGNRW; encoded by the coding sequence ATGAACATTTTTGTTTCAAACATCAATTACTCAACTAAAGAGTACGAGTTACAAGATTTATTTTCTGAATTTGGAGACGTATCGTCTGCAAAAATTATTACGGACAAAGAAACTGGCCGTTCAAGAGGTTTCGGTTTCATAGAAATGGGGGAAGAAGAAGGAAAGCAGGCTATTGAGGCTCTTAACCAGAAAGAATTTAACGGTAAAATTCTTAATGTATCTGAGGCTAAACCAAGAGAAGAAAAACCAAGAAGAAGTTTCGATACCAACAGCAGAAGTGGTGGTGGAAGTTATGGAAACAACAGCAGAGGTGGAAACGGAGGCGGAAGCTACGGGAACAACCGTGGTGGAGGCGGTGGAAATCGTTGGTAA
- a CDS encoding BlaI/MecI/CopY family transcriptional regulator — protein sequence MKINHLTSAEENLMKLFWKLDSFYLKDVMEKHPEPKPHQNTVSTYLKILVEKGYLSTQKEGRIFKYTVLVPLEEYKKFLLKELSQNFFSNSGKEILQFLLDEKLISQEDLTGYFNLKIEMKPAKNKEPKLEFANEILNPKKLKKDKDKKKKKKKN from the coding sequence ATGAAAATAAATCATCTTACCTCTGCGGAAGAAAATTTAATGAAGCTGTTTTGGAAGCTCGATTCTTTTTATTTAAAGGATGTTATGGAAAAGCATCCGGAACCAAAACCCCATCAGAATACTGTTTCTACCTATCTAAAAATATTGGTTGAAAAAGGATATCTGTCTACTCAGAAAGAAGGAAGAATCTTTAAATACACTGTCTTGGTGCCTTTAGAAGAATATAAAAAGTTTTTATTGAAAGAATTATCTCAAAATTTTTTCAGTAACTCCGGAAAGGAAATCCTTCAGTTCTTATTAGATGAAAAATTAATTTCTCAGGAAGACCTTACAGGTTATTTTAATCTTAAGATTGAAATGAAGCCGGCAAAAAACAAAGAACCAAAACTTGAATTTGCGAATGAAATTTTAAATCCTAAAAAGCTCAAAAAGGACAAAGACAAGAAAAAGAAGAAGAAAAAGAATTAA
- a CDS encoding phosphatase PAP2 family protein has product MEEKRPSFIHTASKIISDFFNPLVSLFIFFIFMSLREYSWKDSLLYFLPILLMVIVPVVIWLVWNVKTGRYTNMDVSNRIQRKTLYIFIAVCVLAYLGFNYVKNGYIDFVMLFILILLFALQVSNFFIKSSMHTAFNVFVAALFFALDWKMGFIWLGIAALVGITRIILKRHTVKEVLMGAGIAIVVSFIYLYCNIQFQH; this is encoded by the coding sequence ATGGAAGAAAAACGGCCTTCATTTATACATACGGCTTCTAAAATTATATCTGATTTTTTCAATCCTCTGGTTTCTCTATTTATTTTTTTTATATTTATGAGCTTACGGGAATATTCCTGGAAAGATTCACTTCTCTATTTCCTCCCAATTTTATTAATGGTAATTGTTCCGGTTGTGATCTGGCTTGTTTGGAATGTGAAAACTGGGAGATATACTAATATGGATGTATCTAACAGGATTCAGAGAAAAACACTTTATATATTTATTGCTGTTTGTGTACTTGCATATCTGGGTTTCAATTATGTCAAAAACGGGTATATTGATTTCGTTATGCTGTTTATCCTCATCCTTCTTTTTGCGCTCCAAGTCAGTAATTTTTTCATAAAAAGCTCAATGCACACCGCTTTCAATGTATTTGTAGCTGCATTATTTTTTGCATTAGACTGGAAAATGGGTTTCATCTGGCTGGGCATAGCCGCATTAGTAGGAATTACAAGAATTATTTTAAAAAGACATACAGTAAAAGAGGTATTAATGGGAGCAGGAATAGCAATTGTTGTTTCTTTTATTTATCTTTATTGCAATATACAATTTCAACATTAA
- the pdhA gene encoding pyruvate dehydrogenase (acetyl-transferring) E1 component subunit alpha gives MKEFSKEIYLKWYEDMTMWRRFEDKCRSLYLKQKIRGFLHLYNGQEAIPAGFTHAMDLTKDSMITAYRCHIHPMAMGVDPKRIMAELCGKATGTSGGMGGSMHIFSKEHRFYGGHGIVGGQIPLGAGIAFADKYFDRKAVNICFFGDGAARQGSLHETFNMAMNWKLPVVFVVENNQYAMGTSVKRTANHEDIYKLGLGYEMPCLAVDAMDPEKVAEAAYEAIERARRGDGPTFIEARTYRYRGHSMSDAEPYRSKDEVAVHKKDDPIELVKERILANNWATEAELETIDNKSRDFVEECIEFMENSPYPDIEKVYEYVYSQENYPFIDKLEN, from the coding sequence ATGAAAGAATTTTCTAAAGAGATATACCTGAAGTGGTATGAAGATATGACAATGTGGAGAAGGTTTGAAGACAAATGCCGTTCTCTTTATTTAAAACAAAAAATCAGAGGTTTTTTACACTTGTACAACGGTCAGGAAGCTATTCCTGCAGGTTTTACTCATGCAATGGATTTAACTAAAGATAGTATGATTACTGCTTACAGATGTCATATTCATCCAATGGCTATGGGAGTGGACCCTAAAAGAATCATGGCGGAACTTTGCGGGAAAGCAACAGGAACGTCTGGAGGTATGGGTGGTTCTATGCATATTTTCAGTAAAGAACACCGTTTTTATGGCGGACATGGTATTGTAGGAGGTCAGATTCCTTTAGGAGCTGGTATTGCTTTCGCGGATAAATATTTTGATAGAAAAGCAGTAAATATTTGTTTCTTTGGAGATGGTGCTGCAAGACAGGGGTCTCTTCATGAAACATTCAACATGGCAATGAACTGGAAACTTCCTGTTGTATTTGTTGTTGAAAATAATCAATATGCAATGGGTACGTCTGTAAAAAGAACAGCGAACCACGAAGATATTTATAAATTAGGATTAGGATATGAAATGCCTTGTCTTGCTGTAGATGCAATGGATCCTGAAAAAGTAGCAGAAGCAGCTTATGAAGCTATTGAAAGAGCTAGAAGAGGAGACGGGCCTACTTTCATTGAAGCTAGAACATACCGTTACAGAGGACACTCTATGTCTGATGCTGAACCGTATAGATCTAAAGATGAAGTTGCTGTTCATAAAAAAGATGATCCAATAGAATTGGTGAAAGAAAGAATCTTAGCCAATAACTGGGCTACCGAAGCAGAATTAGAAACTATTGATAATAAATCAAGAGATTTTGTTGAAGAGTGTATAGAATTTATGGAAAATTCTCCATATCCAGATATTGAGAAAGTATATGAATATGTGTATTCCCAAGAAAACTATCCATTCATTGATAAATTAGAAAACTAA
- a CDS encoding pyruvate dehydrogenase complex dihydrolipoamide acetyltransferase yields the protein MAEVITMPRLSDTMTEGKVAKWHKKVGDKVKEGDILAEIETDKAVQDFESEVDGTLLYVGVEEGAAAAVDSILAIIGNEGEDISALKGGSTPSPEASEEKKTEEESKTENNASSVEQVAAEVPAGVEVITMPRLSDTMTDGKVAKWHKNVGDTVKEGDLLAEIETDKAVQDFESEFNGVLLKQGVEEGAGAPVDSVLAIIGPAGTDVSGVGVAKAPAQSVDKPAEQKTETKVEEKPAVQAVSASSSSDRVAISPLAKKMAQDKGVDINAVQGSGENGRIVKKDIESYQPSQEVSGAAPVSNAAAQVAVNFVQGQDTETPNSQVRNIIAKRLAESKFSAPHYYLMVEINMDKAIEARKEINSLPDTKISFNDMIIKATAVALRKHPQVNSSWAGDKIIHRGNINVGVAVAIPDGLVVPVLKNTDQMNYTQISAAVKDMASRAKSKGLKANEMEGSTFSVSNLGMFGIETFTSIINQPNSAILSVGAIIEKPVVKNGQIVVGNIMKLSLACDHRVVDGATGAQFLQTLKTYLESPLTLLL from the coding sequence ATGGCAGAAGTAATTACAATGCCTCGTCTTTCCGACACTATGACGGAAGGGAAAGTGGCGAAATGGCATAAAAAAGTAGGCGATAAAGTAAAAGAAGGAGATATTTTAGCTGAAATTGAAACAGATAAAGCTGTTCAGGATTTCGAATCTGAAGTAGATGGTACTCTTTTATACGTAGGTGTAGAAGAAGGGGCTGCTGCTGCTGTAGATTCTATTTTAGCAATTATTGGTAATGAAGGAGAAGATATTTCAGCTTTAAAAGGCGGAAGTACTCCATCACCTGAAGCTTCTGAAGAGAAAAAAACTGAAGAAGAATCTAAAACTGAAAATAACGCATCAAGTGTAGAACAAGTTGCTGCAGAAGTTCCTGCGGGAGTAGAAGTTATTACAATGCCTAGACTTTCTGATACAATGACAGATGGTAAGGTAGCGAAGTGGCATAAAAATGTTGGTGATACAGTAAAAGAAGGAGATCTTCTTGCAGAAATTGAAACAGATAAAGCAGTTCAGGATTTCGAATCTGAATTTAACGGAGTATTGTTGAAGCAGGGTGTTGAAGAAGGAGCAGGCGCTCCGGTGGATTCTGTATTAGCTATTATCGGACCTGCAGGAACAGATGTTTCTGGAGTTGGGGTCGCAAAAGCACCTGCTCAGTCTGTTGACAAACCAGCTGAACAAAAAACTGAAACTAAAGTTGAAGAGAAACCGGCTGTACAGGCAGTAAGTGCATCATCATCTTCAGACAGAGTTGCAATTTCTCCATTAGCTAAAAAAATGGCTCAGGACAAAGGGGTAGATATCAATGCTGTTCAGGGTTCTGGTGAAAACGGAAGAATTGTAAAGAAAGATATTGAAAGCTATCAGCCTTCTCAAGAAGTTTCTGGAGCTGCACCTGTATCAAATGCAGCAGCACAGGTTGCTGTGAATTTTGTTCAAGGACAGGATACAGAAACTCCAAATTCTCAGGTGAGAAATATTATTGCAAAACGTCTTGCTGAAAGTAAATTCTCTGCTCCGCATTACTACCTGATGGTAGAAATTAATATGGATAAGGCAATTGAGGCTAGAAAAGAAATCAACTCTTTACCAGATACTAAAATTTCTTTCAATGATATGATTATTAAAGCGACTGCTGTTGCTTTAAGAAAACATCCGCAGGTGAATTCAAGCTGGGCAGGAGATAAGATCATTCACAGAGGAAATATCAACGTTGGGGTAGCAGTTGCAATTCCTGACGGGTTAGTAGTTCCTGTACTTAAGAATACAGATCAGATGAATTACACTCAGATTTCTGCAGCAGTTAAGGATATGGCTTCAAGAGCTAAATCAAAAGGCCTTAAAGCTAATGAAATGGAAGGGTCTACATTCTCAGTTTCTAATTTGGGTATGTTTGGAATTGAAACATTTACAAGTATCATTAACCAGCCTAACTCTGCAATCCTTTCAGTAGGAGCTATTATTGAAAAACCTGTTGTGAAAAACGGACAGATCGTAGTAGGAAATATCATGAAGCTTTCATTGGCATGTGACCACAGAGTAGTAGACGGTGCTACAGGTGCACAGTTCTTACAAACATTAAAAACTTATCTAGAAAGTCCTTTAACTCTGTTATTGTAA